The genomic stretch tataaaaatatacaaaaaaataaatatcaaatataaacaatcTATAAATTATGAGATTTTTACAACAATATAACAATAATAGGTGGATTATCAACTCCTTTGTAGAATACAATAATAGGCTACATGCTAACGGAGAACCTAATTCCCTCTACAGAGATACAACACTGACAATCTTAACTAGATTATCAACTCCAATACACCACGTGACTTCAGTCGGATTTTTGATTCGATAGAACCTTTACGATGGCCAATGTCGGATTTCagattttatagaaaatgattgtCATGTATGATTTGAGTCACGAAATGAGGAGTGGCCATACACCATTACTTGGTTGCTGATTTATTTCTATTCCTCTAATACTGATGTTTTGAGATTGTCCTTGGGCGGAATCTACCGAGCTCAACTCTCCGAGATCTTTTTGGTATTTCTCGTCATTCATCGTCATCTTTCGGAATTAACTGAAGCGGTTAACTAAGACTGGCAACCTAATGTTCTCATTCTTTCCAGCCAGTGGAAAATGGTCCAAATTTGTAAACCAGTCGTCTACCGTCGACTCGTTCGAGAATGCCTCGTTTGTAATAGTACCTGAAAGTGCAAATAAACGGACGTTTAACAAGAGATAATAAAAGCAAACAAATCTCATTTAATATGATAAAATCATCATGCACAATTCTACATATAATCTCTCACCAAATCATGCAATATTGAGATTAGTTATCGATTGGTCTTTAAACTTACTGTGTTTATTATTTGACAAAATGTTTattatgtaattatatttatttacacgtctatatttaaaaattgcaagtacaaaaattaaactgttgactacttaatacatttttcaattattcaatttctatatttctttaacataaggagatgtggtaactatttaaataaaaagaaggtgttatagaataagaaataaaaaaaaaaaatagaattagcAGTTTGGaagaaaaaacgaaaaaaagaatTAGTGCAAAAAAGAGgtttaaaaggaaaaaataaatgaaattgattaAGTTAGCATGTGAGTAGAATTTAAAAAGAGgaaaagaaaaaatagaaaagaaaatgtgttgcaaaaagtaaagaaaaaagaATGTGTGAACTATTATAATTTGTTACGAAGTTAGACACAGAAAAAGACAGATACAACATGAAGCCCATAACCAAGCAAGCTTGTTAGTGcacattatatataaatattaacctAAAGCATTCTCTACACCTCTTTCCATCCATAAGCTTTTGGACCGAATCTAAAGCATAATTTCTTCGGGAATTTGCCAGATTTTGGCACTTCAGCGAAGTAGCCAGCTGATCTACAGAACCTGCACATGGAAAAGGCAAACATTAGATATTGTCTTACTATGGAGACCCTCTAACCTCATAATCTTATCAATTATTCcactttcttttaaataaatacaagTTTCCTTACAGTCAAAGAGTCAATATTTTGTCACTTTAAGTGGATATAACcattgaacaaaaaataataaatattattgaacAAATATGCAACGATACATTTGACATCGCTTCCCATGCTACCATTGTCTAACTTTAACATGCTTTACTAGCTCTGTATATAAACACCTACCTCATTGCTCGGCTCAGCTTCTCGTAAGTCATGCCTGGATTGTTCTTTTTACGTCCCCACATCTTGGCAACAGCTTCAGACTGCACGAATCTGAAAACTCCTGCTTCTTTATCTTCCCATCTCAATAATGTTGGGTTCAAACTGGGATCTTTTAATAAGTCTCTCACAAATTCCCACAAATGATTGCCCTTTGAACCCTGACCAACACGTCGTCCCTTTTTCGGTTTTGTTTCTGTTGGGGACACTGGTTCGTCCATAAACACACCTTCGTCACTCGATACACTGGATTGTGGACGTGTTCGTTGATATGGCGGTAATAATGGAATGTCGGTACAGGAATGATTTGATAGTGACAAAAATCGTGATCCGTCGTTGCTGATATCGCTTGATCGGTCAGATTCTGGAAATAAAAATAGAAGCCATTaagtttaatttgataaataatataaaatgaaatatttgatactAGCTATATAGTTTATTTATGTATACTAGttaaaattgttaaattgtttaaatgtattaTGTAAGTTGTCCGCGTTCAAGCATCATTTTCCCATAGTAAAAATCCAGCCTTTTCAAATTAATCTCAATGTACTGatcaagaataaaataaatgGACACGACCAATAAATGTTGACCCCTTACCATCTTCACTGATATAATCTAAGACTTGATCTCCGATTTGTAAGAATGCATCAGGGATGTTAGATGGATCGTCGTCAAAGGGGATCCACATTCCTCCGATCTGTACTTTCCTCATACCATCCATATCGTCAATCTTTGTTACAAGGTTTAAATTCTCCTCTAACATTTCTATAaagaaagatataaataataaataaatagaatacaaattatcattattataataataataataacagaCTTACTGATTTTCTTAAAgtaaattgataaacaaaaagGTTGCctcccccttttcccttaaattGTATGAGTTATTCTCCTTTTCACTCTCTTTGTTAttctatttacttatttttaaactacagctatataaaatttattaaatttatagcgatgaaaatgttttgtaaacttaCTTTCTGTTCGTGTATCTATGTTGACTGGTTCAATATTTTCTGAGATTTGGTACATTTTGTAGAACTCTGGAACATTTGTGTTCAAATAATCTGTTGTATAGTCACATGGTGCAGGTTCAATAAAACGTCCTGAAATCATAAATAACCGAGAACTGCAAATAATGTACTCAACTTGTAAATAACAGTTTATTGTATAAAGTTATTCCTAATTTATGTGTAAATCTAGACAACATTTTGTGAACACTCTGACGTAAAATGACACCAAAAATGATTTATCAAACTGTTTTAATTAGTCTGCACTACAGAAAtaaacttttatctttttttgtcacccattcattatttttcatggattttgaataaaacaagcATTAATCTGAAGAAATTTACCTTGATTAAGACAACTACGGAATGTGTCGTACAAAGACTTTCCATAATAACTATCACAGTCAAGGAAATCGGCTAGAGTCATTCTGCAAAGCTGAGACCCGGTAATGTTCTGGAATTTCTCGCCTCTGATTGGTGATTCACTTTCTGGGAACAGTTCATCAGCAACATAGTACACCCAGTCTAAAACTTCCCTGCTTTCCCAATGTTCTGGATGTTTTCGTGTCCAGCTCAATAATTGTGTATTTTCACTTTGTTCAGTGTATTCTGAAAACGATAATCATCAAGAATATAAATACCATGTTAAAATTTAACTTTAGTTTTTAACTttatctttttcaaataaaaatcatgtttacttagttatttatgaaaaaaaaattctttcaagTAATTGATTCAAACAGTCATCAAAGTATAATAAGTTTAGTATATATTTACCCATTTTGGTTGATAAATCCATGAATGTTTTAGTTTCGTATTCTGCTGATGGACTGCAGCAGCCGTATATTTTCTCTTGTTTGATAATCATTGGTTCTTGTTCATGGAAAGACAATTCAGATTCTGACATGTCGCTATGGTAACCTTCAGATGGAACCTTCAAAAACAAACGCAATAATTGTTCagttaaattcattttcaaacaaGTCTTTATAAACAACGAACTGATCACTTCACACATGTAAGGagtaaatgaacaaaattaaatttaaacacttattttattcaattatgaAAAAATTCACCAAACTGGATTAGATATTCGGGGAAATGATTTAGAAATTAAATGATATTACAATTCTCACAGACTATAAGATATAatcctttatttatattttaataaatccATTATGACTAAGGCATGATTAACATATAGCCTTTGTCCACCTTTTAAAAACTATAAGTAAATACAATAAATGTGTGCAAGTTTTCTTTTCAGCATCACATAATAGAAATAAACCATCCATGCATTATGTTGGTAATTTGTATTGATTTTTATTCTTGATTTTCATTTCTTCAATTTATAACATTCTTCAAGATattgattatttaatatttttttctttatcctttttacgtttgtttatatttgatttatactTACTATTTGTGGAGATGAAGCCATATCAATGAGATCGTCCTGACTTAGGGGGAACTGTGGTGAAATGGGTCTGAAATACATAGAATGATAACGATGTAAATCTCCTATGTCAGTGGTATAACTAGTTGTAGCACTCATACTGTACATTATATGATTAAAGTCCGTTAGTCTGAGAGAGATGTTGTATAGATGGTAACTTATTGCACTGTATGAAGTAAGCTTATAAGTCCGAATGTTTTATAAGATTTCGGTCTCTTTACACCGTTTTCtcattaattacaaataacaacTATGAAATCTTACGGCACGCGGCATCATTTTATAAACCGACAGCCCTCCAATAATCAAAAGACATTAAAGGCCTAAAGCATTTGTAAGATTGTAACCAATATATGACTACAAAGTTTTCGGAGTTCCATCCCACGTTTTCTGCGACGATTCTACCCGAAATTCCTGTAGGCCATATATCTACCTGTCGTAGGTAAAACTTTGATTGATCATTTGACAAGAGCTTTAACACTGTAAACAGGCCAAATCTTGGAAAACTCTAATCGCTATcatctttaaaattgaaaaatagccTCTGgtcattttatgaattttatgtaGATATGATGATCCTTTATGCAATTATCTGTGCATAAAAACGGATCACTGTTTACTTATTAATAAGATAACATCACgcttaaaaatgtcaaaattaaaaaatttcctGAAAAAGTGTAGGATTTGATGTTAAAATGTCAAAGTGCATTTGGCATTTATCGATTAATAAGACATGGCGAAGATTAGCATCACGAAAATCGATGGCAATATTAGGTCAAATTATGTTGAGTCTtcagattattgttttcaatcattaTATATGTTAGAATCTTTGTGTATACATATGTTCATTAAAAGCAAACTGTACTCTTCAGTGCAGACATAGTTATGTTTTATGTAAAATGACATCGGCTTGAAATAGCAGTAAATATTAATGTCTCTTTTGTTTTTGTAGCTGCCATTACAAAAAGGATAGAGTAAAAACAGcatgtttatttattaaattatatcaGAAGAATAactttgaattaaataaataaataagtttataATTCAGATGACAttcataaaatattctaaaaatatataaataaaaaaagtataacactaaaaaatcaattatctatCATAtgcaaaatataataaataaatcacaTACCGATTATTAAAGATGCTTTTGACTGCTGATGTTGCAGACGGTTGacagaatattttaaaattaacactTTACTATCCTACATTTAAttcatttgtaatatttatatgtgtattagTTTACTATATACAATCTGAAGCCACGTGATACAGAAATATTGGATTGAAGGGGAAATTCCCGTTCTGAGTACACTGGATCTCATTGGTCTGACGTGAACTGCTTTTTAGGTCATCGATTTAGCTTTTTAACTAGCTGTACAGCATTATTGTCTAGTCTTAACCTTGGATGATTGAGTTACAAATAACGTTGCTTTAAAGTGTCCATTCATAAATTACTATTTTGTGAAATAATTccgataaaaacaaattattttattttcaataaatataaatcGTATTCCCTTTAAATAGTATTGCCCTGGTTTTAGGTCAGTCAGTAAGGACATTAAGAAACAGGTGGGGTGTTTTGTGGTTTATGACAATGATACAAGCTATGAATTATACATACAATATACATCTAGGTTATAACATATAAATGCAGTACATTGGATTGTTTTTTAAAGCTTAAAGTCTTTAAGCTAAAATACGAATTAAGGGTACATGGTAAAGAGCCAGCAACCATACAACAATAACACAGAAAAGACATTTCAAGGTATaattgtcaatcatataaattCTAACTGTTTATTGGAGGGTCAAGTTGATTGATTTTTGAAAAGGGGGATGGGATATTCATTTTTTATCTTGCTAGTACGGGGTATTTATTTCCCTTCTTTACGCAACTAGTTCCTGCAATGGCTTGCAATTCATTTTCATGCTATTTTGTCAGTTTTCGTAATTTTTTTCAGTTATCAGCAGGCCAGCTTATtctttttcaaaatcctcctaCCCGCCTCCTATAATAGCAAATGGCCATCCCTTAGGGGAACGACCACTTAACCTCAAAGGTGGGTTGGGGAGGGGGTTatgttttttcctaaaaaaaatattctgattccaaaatgatgataaaaaaaaaatcttctgaaTCCTGATTTTCCCCATACCTCAAGTACCTtgtagtgttaaattttgaaccaaaaATGTTTGATTGTTAGCGttgaaaaaactaaataaaattctCTGACAGAAAACCATACCCCCTCCTCTTGAAGGTAACAGCTGCTTCCTTTTGCAATTTATTAAGCCTTCAACACTCCTAAACCCCCATGTTAGTTAACAGCTGATACTTTCAatacttttacatatatattccaTCAGTACCAAAATTCCGTAAATGATAAAAGTAAAGTAAGTTAAAGTCAAATCAACTCATTTTTCCATCAATTCGTGCAATagtacaatttgaaaattggtGCATTTTAGAACTACTGTAGACCATCTTTTATGaccttttaaatttagaaaaaaagaaaaatgactataaaaaaaaatgacaagaagtcgatagacatttttttttttattattaatttataatataaactcAAACGTGATTGCATATGTGTAATACACTACAAACGTGATTTCTTTTCAGCtgcaatttaaatatttgaatgcaTTTTTCTCAATTTGCTTTTAAAAGTACCTATTCAGGGTGCTCCTATAGCGTATATCGTGAACAACTGCCAGCAAAGAAATTCTTTCAATTCAATTTGACAATGAACGGCAAAAAGGggatttttgttaaacaaactaaaatcaattttatcAGCTTATAGATTGGTTTACATTACCTGTATTTTTAAACTCTGTTGTACAGGTACTAATCAGCTGACTAGGGAAATCTACCTAAAACTGATCAAGCGAGGTAGGTACTAGACGTATCAGTAATTCTCAGTGTTTGTAATCTATAATTATCAACGATTATAGAGCTAAAGAGCTGTGTGTATTGCTGTACAATGTtaaagaatttcagaaaaaaatgctttGACAATAAAAAGTGTTTATGCAATCTAGTACATTATAGGTGTCGATATATTATATCTATATGTCAGACTAAAATGACATCACCAGGGCGTAATGCTAAATTCTAGGGTTGTTAactaatttatttctttatataagtTCAATTTCCTTAACAATCagatttttctttttcattgcaataaaatttgaaatactttGCTTATAAATAAAAGCATTAGATACTTAATATATCACAAAAGAAGTTCTAGAACTAAGAGACAACTGTAGCTAGATTGTTTAATGGTAAATGACGGAAAAATTGCATGTTAGAGgcttaaaaaaacgaaaattaaaacCCACGATTGTTGACTAAGACTACATTTTATAAGCTATGCAATGATctcagattgaaaataaaattcgaGAGGGAAATTATAAAAGTCCTTGATGGAGTGAtgattgtttaacgtccagtggcaagtatttcattcATGCATTTAAGGACAAAAATAATTTCccataacaaaacaaaaccataTATCAGTCATAGTGCATCTGCAGTACAACAGCTTCAACATGATGTATTATAGACATACACATAAGTCATAGTGCATCTGCAGAACAACAGCTTCAACATGAGATGAAGTGTATGTCCGTCAGGAATTGATTTTTTCAGTCAGTTCTCTCATTATTCTTAATAGAAtggtattttatatttgtatattgtctgttttatattgtgtatttattatgtatgttctgtatatgtatgtattgcaagtagtgagactataataaaatattgaatctttaATCTATATACAATCATATATTGATCATCGAATTCGTAATTGTATGATGCAAAATTATGggatgttgtttttgtttttctaagAAGATctgtcttattaaaaaaaataataattagcCAGACTTTGCATAGACTGCTGCAAAGATATCgtatgattttttaaaagacTTTGTTTTACTTATTGTTTTAATCGTGCTATCAGGTTTATCGATATTGATCAGtaaataaatcaatgatttatatatattggaGAGATTGGTGTAATAAATACATACATTAttgtaaatattaatatattacaTCTTTTGAACTATATATCCTGCAGGCtacacaaaatattcaaaaacattGTAAAACACCTGATACTTTTAAtcgtaaatatttttataatacacACTTTGAAGTGTTACTCCAGGCATACGTTTGTAAGTATAACACCAAcaccaaattcaaatatttaacttgatataaaaacaaaaacaaaataaaaacaaattgttcccTTCCTAGAAAGCTTGAACAATAAAGAAGCAAGGTCCTTCACATTACCGCAGAAATATATTTCTATAAATGAAACTGAAGTACACTGATACAATACAATTGTATTGATAATAAATGTAGGTGTATATAGACATTTGTACAAATTCATCTATGTTTCTAAGTATCCATTTAGGAACATAACACTTATACTGATAGAATTCGACACGGAAAATATCCCCCACAATAATCATTATCTATTCGACAAGGAGTTTTTCAAGTTTCTGTACAggcaaaataaatatacatgcaagaagatgtagtatgagtgcaaatgagacaactgtccaccaaaaAGCATTATTCGCATTAAATTGGtcttctttcaataaaaagtTCAGACAAAGTCAAATGATTCAAAATAAAGCAACTTTAAACAGCAAATTACAATCACCACTAACCAATTCTAGAAAAAACAAAGATTAGAACAAAACCTTTCGGATCTCGGGTTAGCGTTGCGTCTTGCTTTTTACACAGACTAGACTataagtgtttctttttttttatatagatttgaccttctgtttttccgtttgaatggtttttgcACTAGTAagttttggggctctttatagcttactgttcggtgtgagccaagactccgtgttgaagaccgtataatttgttacgtttataaattgtgacttgatggagagttgtcccattggcactcatacctcatcttctcaTATCTATAGAACACACATGttttaaacattatataaaaatgtataacaaaaataatgagcTCTAAGGTTAATTAAAAAAGGGAGCCATAAAAACCTGACAAAATCAAGAGTTATCAATCAATGTTCCGATTGAAAAGCTtttgtcatgttcctgacttggtacaagattTGTCTGAAAAAATGGTCGGTTAAATCTGGTGTTATTGTTAGCTTAACTTCATACTTGTATTAAGGTTGTTCACATATCTGCTATATTATCAAAATCAGCATGATTAGGGGAGCAACCCAAAGAGACataaacggtaaaagtgacatTAGTTGGAATCAAACAGCTAAAATTGTGTAAACATACGTCACAAATGCCCCCGCAACATTCTGATTTTGCAATTataaagtcttattttgcgtTTTATTCAGGGATTTGTTGTTAGTTGCTGTCTATcttaattcttgtttttttttatcatcagttGGTTGCCTTTCCGTTTGATTTCTTTAACATGTTGTCATTTCGAGCCTTGTATAGCTGTGGACTTTACggtgtgggttttgctcattgttagaacactatacagtgacctatatgACTGTTTCAGTTGGCTTGTGTCGTGTTAGGTTGATTTCCTATGCACCTTCGGAATACACAAATATTTTCACATATTTGGAAATTAGTTAAATAACGGATGGGATCAAAGCAGTTTATTGTCGATTAGTCTTAATTTTAAACACTgttatagaaattaaaagtgtaaaCCGTTTTTATACTTTCCATTTccaatttcttttttctttgtttaaatgattttataaaaaacaatGCTTTGTctgaatgatttaaaaaaaaaaacttgtttgaatgattttataaaCCGACTTATAGTCTACTACGTTCCTTTTTCCTGCACTTACACTAATTCAGAATAAAAAGTAGAATACAGCAATGCATTTATAGGACATTTCGATTTCAATTGTATTACATGCAAACAATGTAAAATTTATGATTTCCGTACTATAAATTTCctctgtaaaacaaacaaaaaacaatggaCTATTTTTATCTTCCGTACTgtaaatttcctctaaggaaataaaaatgtgaacgataaaaagattatttcatttttatgcaaACTTGGATTAAAGTATTAGTAGAATTGCCTTTTTCAAATACAAATGAGGTGTGTAAATGTTgattgtatataatattttctcAACTATGGTCTCGTAAATGTAACACAACCCTGCTAAAAAGGATttcgtttgtttatattttttgctATATGTTGTTGATATCTTGGACTAATTCATTGAATCTATTTGTCCAAGCTGATAAAACTGCTTTTTTTATGTATACCAattgtttgtggttttttttctatacacCATTGAGAAGTGCCTTTACTGACATATACAATGTAGATGCCAAACGACTGAAC from Mytilus edulis chromosome 7, xbMytEdul2.2, whole genome shotgun sequence encodes the following:
- the LOC139529773 gene encoding ETS-related transcription factor Elf-5-like isoform X3 yields the protein MCEVISSLFIKTCLKMNLTEQLLRLFLKVPSEGYHSDMSESELSFHEQEPMIIKQEKIYGCCSPSAEYETKTFMDLSTKMEYTEQSENTQLLSWTRKHPEHWESREVLDWVYYVADELFPESESPIRGEKFQNITGSQLCRMTLADFLDCDSYYGKSLYDTFRSCLNQGRFIEPAPCDYTTDYLNTNVPEFYKMYQISENIEPVNIDTRTEKMLEENLNLVTKIDDMDGMRKVQIGGMWIPFDDDPSNIPDAFLQIGDQVLDYISEDESDRSSDISNDGSRFLSLSNHSCTDIPLLPPYQRTRPQSSVSSDEGVFMDEPVSPTETKPKKGRRVGQGSKGNHLWEFVRDLLKDPSLNPTLLRWEDKEAGVFRFVQSEAVAKMWGRKKNNPGMTYEKLSRAMRFCRSAGYFAEVPKSGKFPKKLCFRFGPKAYGWKEV
- the LOC139529773 gene encoding ETS-related transcription factor Elf-5-like isoform X1, which encodes MASSPQIVPSEGYHSDMSESELSFHEQEPMIIKQEKIYGCCSPSAEYETKTFMDLSTKMEYTEQSENTQLLSWTRKHPEHWESREVLDWVYYVADELFPESESPIRGEKFQNITGSQLCRMTLADFLDCDSYYGKSLYDTFRSCLNQGRFIEPAPCDYTTDYLNTNVPEFYKMYQISENIEPVNIDTRTEKMLEENLNLVTKIDDMDGMRKVQIGGMWIPFDDDPSNIPDAFLQIGDQVLDYISEDESDRSSDISNDGSRFLSLSNHSCTDIPLLPPYQRTRPQSSVSSDEGVFMDEPVSPTETKPKKGRRVGQGSKGNHLWEFVRDLLKDPSLNPTLLRWEDKEAGVFRFVQSEAVAKMWGRKKNNPGMTYEKLSRAMRFCRSAGYFAEVPKSGKFPKKLCFRFGPKAYGWKEV
- the LOC139529773 gene encoding ETS-related transcription factor Elf-5-like isoform X2 encodes the protein MASSPQIVPSEGYHSDMSESELSFHEQEPMIIKQEKIYGCCSPSAEYETKTFMDLSTKMEYTEQSENTQLLSWTRKHPEHWESREVLDWVYYVADELFPESESPIRGEKFQNITGSQLCRMTLADFLDCDSYYGKSLYDTFRSCLNQGRFIEPAPCDYTTDYLNTNVPEFYKMYQISENIEPVNIDTRTEKMLEENLNLVTKIDDMDGMRKVQIGGMWIPFDDDPSNIPDAFLQIGDQVLDYISEDESDRSSDISNDGSRFLSLSNHSCTDIPLLPPYQRTRPQSSVSSDEGVFMDEPVSPTETKPKKGRRVGQGSKGNHLWEFVRDLLKDPSLNPTLLRWEDKEAGVFRFVQSEAVAKMWGRKKNNPGMTYEKLSRAMRYYYKRGILERVDGRRLVYKFGPFSTGWKE